The Carassius gibelio isolate Cgi1373 ecotype wild population from Czech Republic chromosome B11, carGib1.2-hapl.c, whole genome shotgun sequence genomic sequence TGCACACATTTCCCATTAATACCCATCCTCACCTATGGGTTTTCAGCCCTTCATGCAGTAAATAAAAACGGAGGCTCCCTCAAGGCCTGTGTTTGTGATTCAGTCCTGCAGCTGTCAGAACATGAAGCTGTCTGGCTTTATGTCTTGTGTCGAGGCCAAAGCCCAGCACCTCTAGCATGCCACAGATCTGCTTACCAAAAACCAGCTGGCTGCAACCAGCCATCAAAGACCACAAAGAGAGGCCTCTCAGGAGATGGAGGACCTGACATTCCTCAGGATGAGTGCCTGGAGATATGAAACACACAAGAGATCAAATGACAGACTGTTTAATATCTGCCACTGCTTTCAGGTAAATGACTTGAGTCACACAGtctgcatctgaaaaaaaaaatgctgaatgtgTGTCTGTTTTGTAATCTGAAGGGAACATGTTTGCTGTGCCTCTTGAGTGGCTCGAGGTAAGAAGGTAAGTCTGTAGAGTTGTATACAGCTCCCTCATGCACTGTTGATAGTTTGGTCAGTCTTGCAGTAAGGGCCACATTCTCCCTAATGAGAAAAGCTTGATGTATGCAGACGCAGATGTTCCTAACATGTTCCACAGCTGGGAGTGATCGAGACCAGCCACTCAACTCCGGTGAAAAATGGACTTGGGATGGAGAAAGGCAAGTCTTCTGTAATTGGACAGGGGTTGAGAGGGGGCTTCGGAGGGTGGAGGCAAGAAAGCTTGTAGGGGAGAAGGGGTATTTGCAGTCTTTGCCAAAGCCACTTCATTTTGCTACAAGGGCTCACGGTGAGACAAAGAGAAGGTAGAGCCTTTGCTGATCAGGTAGGTGTGATGCTGTTTTCTACTGCCTTTTTggaagatttattatttatttatttattcttgtctTATTTTTGCATTTCTGCATCAATGGAGACTGTGGATTTGGTACTAAGTAGAACAAGCTAACAGTAGTTAAATACAGGTTGTGTTGCTATTTTGTGGGAATATGGTTTTTcaagctgtttttactgtatgggTAAATAAAATGCCTGGGTTTCCTACCTGACCTGTTCATCTCTATACAATagccattatttttaataatgcaagTAACTTTTTGCCTGATCTACAATAATTTCAGTATTGAGTTTTTTatctataattacatttttggtgTTCCTGAACCTTTCCCTGTAGCAAAACCGTTTTTAAGCAATCAAAACTGATGTTGGTTCTTCAGCCTGATCTGATCTGCTATGGTTACAGATGGATTTTGGGCACTTGTCATGTAACCAGCTAGTCACCCAGGccagctagaaaaaaaaaaaaatgcttcaacCAGTTAAAGATGGTTTGTCTTAGCTAATTTAGCTGGTTTCCCAGTCAGGGGAGGCTGTTAGCTGGTTTAACTAGtcagaaaaagcagccagactttGCTGGAAAAAGCTGTAGCAAGAAAGATAGCTTAGAGTATCTGGTTAAACCAGACGGTGTAAGTTTATATGGGCTGAGTGGGCAgctaaaccagctcaaaccagttAAGACCAGCAGTCTATCCAAGGCTGGTTTTACAGCAAGGTAGTCACTAACTGCGCATTTTTAATTAATCCTACAAATCTTAAAAAAGTGTTCTTTCTGTCTGCTGCTGTCAAGTCTCTTGCCAGTGACAATGCGGCTAATCGCTCTTCTGCTGTTGGGACTCCTGAAGTTCTCGCTGGCTCAGGACGGAGATCCTTTCCAGTGGCTTTCTTCCCTTCACAGCCGTGGATACGCCTCTCTGCAGGCCGACAACACTGGAGGAGAATGTCCCGAGGAGTGCGACTGTCCTCCAACATTCCCAACTGCCATGTACTGCGACAACCGCAACATGAAACAAATGCCTTACATCCCATCCCGGATGAAGTATGTGTACCTGCAACACAATCAGATCACCTCTGTCCCAGATGATGCTTTTGGAAATGCCACCAGACTTGTGTGGGTTTTTTTGCATGAGAATCGCATTAACTCAGTGGGCAAGCAAGCGTTTGCCAAACTGGTGAACTTGGATCGCCTGTACCTGAACAACAACAACCTAACCGAGGTGCCGTCCAACCTGCCTCGCTCACTACATGACCTTCGTCTCAATCACAATAAAATCACCAAGTTGCCCCCCAACGCTTTTGAGGGCATGGAGAATTTGACCATACTTTTGCTCCAGAACAACGGTCTGCAGGATATCAGTGGCCTGAAAGGTCTGAAATCGTTAATTCTGCTGGATGTGAGCGGTAACCAGCTCAAGAAGGTTCCTAATGGTCTCCCTGAGATGCTCCACCAGCTCTACCTAGAGTCCAACTCCATCGAAGCACTTCCAGAGAACTTCCTCAGCCAGTTCACCAACCTGCAGTATGTCCGTATTTCTCACAATGAGCTCACAAACAAAGGCATCCCTCAAAACACCTTTAACAACAGCGGTCTGGTGGAGCTGGATTTGTCCTTCAACAAGTTGGAGAGCATTCCTGTTGTTAGTACTAATCTGCAACATCTTTATCTGCAGGCCAATCAGATTAAAGGTACAGCACTTCCACAGATTTTTTTCAACACTAGTGTATATGCTATCATaagtttattttttcaatttacttatgaagtaataatttcaGCCTTATTTGTTATAATGAATGGAATAACTgacataaaaatttatatatatatatatatatatgtgtgtgtgtgtgtgtgtgtctaaacatcattaaaaatacaaattttaacaatacattttttttaataaaggtattttaaaaaaagaaaaagttaaaaatatcataaaaatttGTAATATAAAAGTGATGTATGTAATCAGCAATGTAAAAttgcaaaacataatttctttaattaggcaattcattttaaatgttaattttcctACTCTCCCAACATTCTTTTTGCTGTTTTGCACAACAGTTTTATAGATttacatttccatttatttatttttaaataacatgtaGTGAGATTTAATGAttacaaacaataaatataaaatgaatatttaaaatcttATATTTTGACATTCACTTTTCACTCATTTTGCTTGTAAATGAATGTTGTTTaagaattatgttattattatttttttttattaagaaaattatttcttcCAGTGTAATTTAGTGAAACTATCTTAACTTTTTTCATCCAATGACTGTTCCCATTCCTGGCATGTTGAAATTGCATATAAAACTTGTTTTCCATTTGTTTTAGAGTTTACACTGGGCAGTTTCTGCAGTGTGCTTGATGCTATGAACTTCTCCAAGCTGCGAGTCTTGAGGCTGGAAGGAAATGAGATCAGTATTGGAGACATGCCCTCTGAAGCTGCCCTGTGTCTTCCTCTGGCTTCTGATATTGCTGTGTAATGGCAGGGACCAATCAGCAGGGGGCCTTTTTTGTTTCCCTCCAACATTATTATATCAGAGTGGCATGACTTTGCATTGATTTTTATTGTAGGGAAATTTATAGTGCCTTGGGGTGTTGTACTAGAGGAATATAATTTCCTGTGGACTTTAGAGAGAAGTACAAATACAGGATATTGAGAGATTTAGATAGGAAATGGAGATCCTCTGTTAAGGTATGTgaagctagtttttttttttcctcaaaagcCACATAGCAATTTTAGTATGCTTTTCTGTGCTCTTAGTCTATGTTTGTGTGCTTGTCTGTCAGTTGGATGACACTATTGGCAGTGCTAAAGTCAACATTGCAGTTTTGCTATTTGTTTGATACACATTTGATTTACTTTAGGTTTGTGGATTCATGTTTCTTCAGGAAAGAAGTTTGAACAATGCTGTGAGTATTTATGCTTCATGTGAGAAAGAAGAACTGAATGGAGAACAGAAAGAGCTTACTTGACTACATCCATCTAACTTGTATAATGCCCTGTCCGATATGATATCGTcgcaagaaaatgaaagaaaacccATCTTCCATTCACATCTGAAAGAGGG encodes the following:
- the LOC127968634 gene encoding fibromodulin; the protein is MRLIALLLLGLLKFSLAQDGDPFQWLSSLHSRGYASLQADNTGGECPEECDCPPTFPTAMYCDNRNMKQMPYIPSRMKYVYLQHNQITSVPDDAFGNATRLVWVFLHENRINSVGKQAFAKLVNLDRLYLNNNNLTEVPSNLPRSLHDLRLNHNKITKLPPNAFEGMENLTILLLQNNGLQDISGLKGLKSLILLDVSGNQLKKVPNGLPEMLHQLYLESNSIEALPENFLSQFTNLQYVRISHNELTNKGIPQNTFNNSGLVELDLSFNKLESIPVVSTNLQHLYLQANQIKEFTLGSFCSVLDAMNFSKLRVLRLEGNEISIGDMPSEAALCLPLASDIAV